From a single Streptomyces sp. NBC_00377 genomic region:
- the treZ gene encoding malto-oligosyltrehalose trehalohydrolase — protein sequence MQFEVWAPQAERVTLQCDGVTRALERDPDRAGWWTGEAEASDGSRYGFAVDDGPVRPDPRSRRQPDGPDGLSALVDQARHEWRTQWSGRPLAGAVLYELHVGTYTREGTLDAAAERLPHLVELGVTHVELMPLAAFPGRHGWGYDGVAPWAVHEPYGGPQALKRFVDRAHALGLGVVLDVVHNHLGPSGNYLPVFGPYFTETHHTPWGAAINLDAPGSDEVRAYLLGSALAWLRDYRLDGLRLDAVHALADTRACHFLEELSSAVDALAAETGRPLFLIAESDLNDPRLITPRREGGLGLHAQWNDDFHHALHTALTGESQGYYADFARDPFAAIAKTLTGGFFHDGTYSGFRGRGHGRPLDRSRLPAHRLLGYTQTHDQIGNRALGDRLAASLSPGLLACAAALTLTAPFTPMLFMGEEWAAGTPWQYFTDHTDPELAEAVRRGRRREFAAHGWAEEDVPDPQDPATRERSCLDWSEPEREPHARVLAWYRELIALRHATADLTDPDLADIKVAYDTQARWLAFRRGDVRVAVNLGKAPAAIPLGPRPARVLAAWDPVDVPGPDGLLHVPGESCVVLEQE from the coding sequence GTGCAGTTCGAGGTGTGGGCACCGCAGGCCGAACGTGTGACGCTCCAGTGCGACGGCGTCACCCGCGCGTTGGAGCGCGATCCGGACCGGGCGGGATGGTGGACCGGCGAGGCGGAGGCCTCGGACGGCTCGCGGTACGGGTTCGCGGTGGACGACGGGCCCGTCCGCCCCGACCCCCGCTCACGGCGCCAGCCGGACGGCCCGGACGGGCTGAGCGCGCTCGTCGACCAGGCACGCCACGAGTGGCGTACGCAGTGGTCCGGCCGGCCGCTGGCGGGCGCGGTCCTGTACGAGCTGCACGTGGGCACGTACACCCGGGAGGGCACGCTCGACGCGGCAGCCGAACGCCTGCCGCATCTCGTCGAACTCGGCGTGACACACGTGGAGTTGATGCCGCTGGCGGCCTTTCCCGGCCGGCACGGCTGGGGGTACGACGGGGTGGCGCCGTGGGCGGTGCACGAGCCGTACGGCGGCCCGCAGGCGCTGAAGCGGTTCGTCGACCGCGCCCACGCGCTCGGTCTGGGCGTCGTCCTGGACGTCGTCCACAACCACCTGGGGCCTTCCGGCAACTACCTGCCCGTGTTCGGCCCGTACTTCACGGAGACGCACCACACGCCGTGGGGCGCCGCCATCAACCTGGACGCGCCCGGCTCCGACGAGGTGCGCGCCTACCTGCTGGGCAGCGCGCTGGCCTGGCTGCGCGACTACCGGCTGGACGGGCTGCGGCTGGACGCGGTGCACGCGCTGGCCGACACGCGCGCGTGCCATTTCCTGGAGGAGCTGTCGTCGGCGGTCGACGCGCTCGCCGCGGAGACGGGCCGGCCCCTGTTCCTGATCGCCGAGTCCGACCTGAACGACCCGCGGCTGATCACACCGCGCCGTGAGGGGGGCCTCGGGCTGCACGCGCAGTGGAACGACGACTTCCACCATGCCCTGCACACCGCGCTCACCGGCGAGTCCCAGGGCTACTACGCGGACTTCGCACGCGACCCCTTCGCCGCGATCGCCAAGACCCTCACCGGCGGCTTCTTCCACGACGGCACGTATTCCGGCTTCCGCGGCCGGGGCCACGGCCGTCCGCTGGACCGCTCCCGCCTGCCCGCGCACCGGCTCCTCGGCTACACCCAGACCCACGACCAGATCGGCAACCGGGCCCTGGGCGACCGCCTCGCCGCGTCCCTCTCCCCCGGCCTGCTGGCCTGCGCCGCGGCACTGACGCTGACCGCCCCGTTCACGCCGATGCTCTTCATGGGCGAGGAGTGGGCGGCGGGCACGCCCTGGCAGTACTTCACCGACCACACCGACCCGGAGCTCGCCGAGGCCGTACGGCGGGGCAGGCGGCGGGAGTTCGCGGCGCACGGCTGGGCCGAGGAGGACGTGCCCGACCCGCAGGACCCGGCGACACGCGAGCGCTCGTGCCTGGACTGGTCGGAACCGGAACGCGAGCCCCACGCGCGCGTGCTCGCCTGGTACCGCGAGCTGATCGCGCTGCGGCACGCGACCGCGGACCTCACCGATCCCGACCTGGCCGACATCAAGGTCGCCTACGACACGCAGGCCCGCTGGCTGGCGTTCCGGCGCGGCGACGTCCGGGTGGCCGTCAATCTCGGCAAGGCGCCGGCGGCGATCCCCCTGGGTCCTCGCCCGGCCCGGGTGCTCGCCGCCTGGGATCCGGTGGACGTACCCGGCCCGGACGGGCTGCTGCACGTGCCCGGTGAATCGTGCGTGGTGCTGGAGCAGGAGTGA
- a CDS encoding M14 family zinc carboxypeptidase yields the protein MSPLPEPRYPTVTELTSAARALTARQPGLCVLRQVGVSRAGRPLHLLSVGHARRAVLVVAGAHANEPTGGSTLLALAERAVQERELRDGTSWHFLLCADPDGASLHVTPAPRSLLEYHLGFFRPAGPEQPEWSPAVLPPDRLPPETRALIRVIDELRPYLQVTLHGTDLGGSWVQLTKDIPGLAEPFAKSAAQLHIPVETGASDAAGWPASGPGVHVMPAAGVGAAYPSMPDDARHSTWYHAHRYGGLTAVVEVPMWASDMVDDPAPHPAPAAAIRRLARRLLRDTTEVERVLLEALPRLEGVDGPLLRAAKWGLELVPGLAADWTDTPPASTTMAYVGSVDAFARRLPLRAAAMLWRVLQESDDHAAPRLEQLVETWSDAFAYRFRARWVPLEHQVEHQSRTVVAAALHARERAA from the coding sequence GTGAGTCCTCTGCCGGAGCCGCGCTACCCCACTGTGACCGAACTGACTTCCGCCGCCCGGGCGTTGACCGCGCGCCAACCCGGTCTGTGCGTCCTGCGGCAGGTGGGGGTCTCCCGTGCGGGCCGGCCTCTTCACCTGCTGTCCGTGGGACACGCCCGGCGGGCCGTGCTCGTCGTCGCGGGTGCTCACGCCAACGAGCCGACCGGGGGCTCGACACTGCTGGCGCTCGCCGAACGGGCCGTGCAGGAGAGGGAGTTGCGGGACGGGACGTCCTGGCACTTCCTGCTGTGCGCGGATCCCGACGGGGCGAGTCTGCATGTGACCCCGGCGCCGCGCAGCCTGCTGGAGTACCATCTGGGCTTCTTCCGGCCCGCAGGTCCCGAGCAGCCGGAGTGGTCCCCCGCCGTGCTGCCGCCGGACCGCCTGCCGCCCGAGACGCGCGCGCTGATCCGGGTCATCGACGAGCTGCGGCCCTACCTCCAGGTGACCCTGCACGGCACCGATCTGGGCGGCAGCTGGGTGCAGCTGACCAAGGACATCCCGGGTCTCGCCGAGCCCTTCGCCAAGTCCGCCGCCCAGCTGCACATTCCGGTGGAGACGGGCGCCTCCGACGCGGCGGGCTGGCCCGCGTCCGGACCCGGTGTGCACGTGATGCCGGCCGCCGGGGTGGGGGCCGCGTACCCGAGCATGCCGGACGACGCACGGCACAGCACCTGGTACCACGCCCATCGCTACGGCGGTCTGACCGCGGTGGTGGAGGTGCCGATGTGGGCGAGCGACATGGTGGACGACCCGGCCCCGCACCCCGCCCCGGCCGCGGCGATACGGCGGCTGGCGCGGCGGCTGCTGCGGGACACGACGGAGGTGGAGCGGGTCCTCCTCGAGGCACTGCCGCGTCTGGAGGGCGTCGACGGGCCCCTGCTGCGGGCGGCGAAGTGGGGGCTGGAGCTGGTGCCGGGACTGGCCGCGGACTGGACGGACACCCCGCCCGCCAGCACGACGATGGCCTACGTCGGGAGCGTGGACGCCTTCGCCCGCCGGCTGCCGCTGCGGGCGGCGGCGATGCTGTGGCGGGTGCTCCAGGAGAGCGACGATCACGCCGCTCCGCGTCTGGAGCAGCTCGTCGAGACGTGGAGCGATGCCTTCGCCTACCGCTTCCGTGCCCGGTGGGTGCCTCTGGAGCACCAGGTCGAGCACCAGTCCCGCACGGTAGTGGCGGCGGCCCTGCACGCCCGTGAACGGGCGGCCTGA
- a CDS encoding Tat pathway signal sequence domain protein, with protein MRTTVRRHLGKVVAGTAIAVAATAVMVGITLPGTAGADDTGGGRTGQSAGQAAGQQQGDTASGVRPGVVEEAPAEGAGGKGRDPLTDDEIARVEKIAINRQQFDAAENVDGARGPQRLGVELAEPAAGEVDDPGAPRRAVVSFYDYKHDTLVTKTVNLDTSKVEGTGTQHGVQPPLSAAEQNEAASLLIADPLGAGLKADFKDATGKELTSPDQLQLAAMVYRAVPGAEPAVLDACGEHRCVRLLPKVRNGPWIDARSLVVDLSTRKVTRLTG; from the coding sequence GTGCGCACGACAGTGCGCCGCCACCTGGGCAAGGTGGTGGCGGGTACGGCCATCGCGGTGGCCGCGACGGCCGTGATGGTGGGGATCACCCTGCCGGGCACGGCGGGGGCGGACGACACGGGAGGCGGCAGGACAGGGCAGAGCGCCGGGCAGGCGGCCGGACAGCAGCAGGGGGACACGGCGTCCGGGGTCCGGCCCGGTGTCGTCGAGGAGGCGCCCGCCGAGGGCGCCGGGGGCAAGGGCCGCGATCCGCTGACCGACGACGAGATCGCGCGCGTCGAGAAGATCGCGATCAACCGCCAGCAGTTCGACGCCGCCGAGAACGTGGACGGCGCCCGCGGCCCGCAGCGCCTCGGCGTAGAGCTCGCGGAGCCCGCGGCCGGCGAGGTGGACGATCCCGGAGCGCCCCGGCGCGCGGTGGTGTCGTTCTACGACTACAAACACGACACCCTCGTCACGAAGACCGTCAACCTCGACACCAGCAAGGTCGAGGGCACCGGTACCCAGCACGGCGTCCAGCCACCGCTCAGCGCCGCCGAGCAGAACGAGGCCGCGAGCCTGCTGATCGCCGACCCGCTCGGCGCCGGTCTGAAGGCCGACTTCAAGGACGCCACCGGCAAGGAGCTCACCTCCCCGGACCAGCTGCAGCTCGCCGCCATGGTCTACCGGGCGGTGCCGGGAGCCGAGCCCGCCGTTCTGGACGCGTGCGGGGAACACCGCTGCGTACGGCTGCTGCCGAAGGTCAGGAACGGCCCGTGGATCGACGCCCGGTCCCTGGTCGTCGACCTCAGCACCCGCAAGGTCACCCGGCTCACCGGCTGA
- a CDS encoding subtilase-type protease inhibitor, translating into MTTFLTCLRSAKAVRRALPAAALLLAAGAAPAVAVSHDGLPGNWLQLTVTHGDSRSSDTRGTLLLCDPPQGHSRAAEACDVLARADGNVDALTGDSGRVCTLVYAPVTVRAQGRWNGRPVDYQRTFGNDCEREALTGAVFALDDQEVPEA; encoded by the coding sequence ATGACGACCTTCCTCACCTGTCTCCGGTCGGCGAAAGCCGTACGCCGCGCGCTCCCGGCCGCCGCCCTCCTCCTCGCCGCCGGCGCCGCCCCCGCCGTCGCGGTCTCCCACGACGGCCTGCCCGGCAACTGGCTCCAGCTCACCGTCACCCACGGCGACTCCCGCTCCAGCGACACCCGGGGGACCCTGCTGCTGTGCGACCCGCCCCAGGGCCACTCCCGCGCCGCGGAGGCCTGCGACGTCCTGGCACGCGCCGACGGGAACGTCGACGCCCTCACCGGGGACAGCGGGCGCGTCTGCACGCTCGTGTACGCGCCGGTGACCGTGCGCGCGCAGGGCCGGTGGAACGGACGCCCGGTCGACTACCAGCGCACGTTCGGCAACGACTGCGAGCGGGAGGCGCTCACGGGGGCCGTGTTCGCCCTGGACGACCAGGAGGTGCCCGAGGCCTGA
- a CDS encoding DUF1707 and FHA domain-containing protein: MTSSFEFNTYPARLSDVERDRALKVLRDGVAMGRLSHDTFIRRMELALVARRSDELAVLTADLARENRFSRALFGTVEAVSGFTVRVRRAWQAERLPKLLLPHPGTERALRIGRDPASGLRLTHESVSRVHAELSRQGGMWILRDLGSTNGTTVNGRRVIGAAVVREGDQVAFGRMAFRLSVN, from the coding sequence GTGACGTCGTCTTTCGAGTTCAACACGTACCCCGCGCGGCTGTCCGACGTGGAGCGGGACCGGGCGCTGAAGGTGCTGCGTGACGGCGTCGCCATGGGGCGTCTGTCGCACGACACGTTCATCCGGCGCATGGAGCTGGCTCTCGTCGCCCGCCGCTCCGACGAGCTCGCCGTGCTCACCGCCGACCTGGCCAGGGAGAACCGGTTCTCCCGGGCCCTCTTCGGCACCGTCGAGGCGGTCTCCGGTTTCACCGTCCGGGTGCGCCGCGCCTGGCAGGCCGAGCGGCTGCCCAAGCTGCTGCTGCCGCACCCCGGGACCGAGCGGGCGCTGCGCATCGGCCGCGACCCCGCGAGCGGCCTGCGGCTGACCCACGAGAGCGTCTCCAGGGTGCACGCCGAACTGAGCCGCCAGGGCGGGATGTGGATCCTGCGCGACCTCGGCTCGACCAACGGCACCACGGTCAACGGACGCCGGGTCATCGGCGCCGCCGTGGTCCGCGAGGGCGACCAGGTCGCCTTCGGCCGGATGGCCTTCCGTCTCTCGGTGAACTGA
- the glgX gene encoding glycogen debranching protein GlgX translates to MQVWPGEAYPLGATYDGAGTNFAVFTEAADRVELCLLHDDGSETAVELRESDAFVRHAYLPGVMPGQRYGFRMHGPYEPARGQRCNSAKLLLDPYAKAISGSVRWGEEVYGYHFDAPERRNDLDSAPHTMTSVVVNPYFDWGDDRRPRTEYHHTVIYEAHVKGLTMRHPGLPEELRGTYAALAHPAIIEHLTELGVTALELMPVHQFVNDHRLVDMGLNNYWGYNTIGFFAPHNAYASWGDRGQQVLEFKSAVRALHEAGIEVILDVVYNHTAEGNHLGPTLSFKGIDNQSYYRLTDDPRYYMDTTGTGNSLLMRSPHVLQMIMDSLRYWVLEMHVDGFRFDLAATLARQFHEVDRLSSFFDLVQQDPVVSQVKLIAEPWDVGEGGYQVGNFPPLWTEWNGKYRDTVRDVWRGEARAVGEFASRLTGSSDLYQDDGRRPLASINFVTCHDGFTLHDLVSYNDKHNEANGEDNRDGESHNRSWNCGAEGPTDDPEVLALRARQMRNFIATLMLSQGVPMISHGDEFGRTQNGNNNAYCQDSELAWVQWPEGGSELLDFTRALVRLRKEHPVFRRRRFFHGRPVEGTHGELSDIAWFTPAGTAMAPRDWDRAQASALSVFLNGNAISEPGARGERITDDSFLLMFNASAKPLEFVVPADLGRQWQVVVDTANPEAAAPGADTKVQAGDRLTLTDRSMTVLQRPT, encoded by the coding sequence ATGCAGGTCTGGCCTGGAGAGGCGTATCCACTCGGTGCCACGTACGACGGCGCCGGCACGAACTTCGCGGTCTTCACGGAGGCCGCGGACCGAGTAGAGCTGTGTCTGCTGCACGACGACGGCTCGGAGACGGCGGTGGAACTGCGCGAGAGCGACGCGTTCGTCCGGCACGCGTACCTGCCGGGCGTCATGCCCGGCCAGCGCTACGGATTCCGGATGCACGGCCCCTACGAACCCGCGCGCGGGCAGCGCTGCAACTCGGCGAAGCTGCTGCTCGACCCTTACGCGAAGGCGATCAGCGGTTCCGTCCGGTGGGGCGAGGAGGTGTACGGCTACCACTTCGACGCACCCGAGCGGCGCAACGACCTCGACTCGGCGCCCCACACGATGACGTCGGTCGTGGTCAACCCCTACTTCGACTGGGGCGACGACCGGCGACCGCGCACCGAGTACCACCACACGGTGATCTACGAGGCCCACGTGAAGGGCCTGACGATGCGCCATCCGGGTCTCCCGGAGGAGCTGCGCGGCACCTACGCGGCCCTGGCGCACCCGGCGATCATCGAGCACCTGACGGAGCTCGGGGTGACGGCGCTGGAGCTGATGCCGGTGCACCAGTTCGTCAACGACCACCGGCTGGTCGACATGGGGCTGAACAACTACTGGGGCTACAACACGATCGGTTTCTTCGCCCCGCACAACGCGTACGCCTCCTGGGGCGACCGCGGTCAGCAGGTGCTGGAGTTCAAGTCCGCGGTGCGGGCGCTGCACGAAGCGGGGATCGAGGTCATCCTCGACGTGGTCTACAACCACACCGCCGAGGGCAACCACCTGGGTCCGACGCTGTCCTTCAAGGGCATCGACAACCAGTCGTACTACCGCCTGACGGACGACCCCCGCTACTACATGGACACCACGGGCACCGGGAACTCGCTGCTCATGCGGTCCCCCCACGTCCTACAGATGATCATGGACTCGTTGCGGTACTGGGTGCTGGAGATGCACGTCGACGGGTTCCGTTTCGACCTGGCGGCGACCCTGGCCCGCCAGTTCCACGAGGTGGACCGGCTGTCGTCGTTCTTCGACCTGGTCCAGCAGGACCCGGTGGTGTCCCAGGTGAAGCTGATCGCGGAGCCGTGGGACGTGGGCGAGGGCGGATACCAGGTGGGGAACTTCCCGCCGCTGTGGACCGAGTGGAACGGCAAGTACCGGGACACCGTGCGGGACGTCTGGCGGGGCGAGGCGCGCGCGGTCGGCGAGTTCGCCTCCCGGCTGACCGGCTCGTCCGACCTCTACCAGGACGACGGCCGGCGCCCGCTGGCCTCCATCAACTTCGTCACCTGCCACGACGGGTTCACCCTGCACGACCTGGTCTCCTACAACGACAAGCACAACGAGGCGAACGGGGAGGACAACCGGGACGGTGAGAGCCACAACCGGTCCTGGAACTGCGGCGCGGAGGGCCCGACCGACGATCCCGAGGTGCTGGCACTGCGAGCCCGGCAGATGCGGAACTTCATCGCCACGCTGATGCTGTCCCAGGGCGTGCCCATGATCAGCCACGGGGACGAGTTCGGACGCACCCAGAACGGCAACAACAACGCCTACTGCCAGGACAGCGAGCTCGCCTGGGTCCAGTGGCCCGAGGGCGGCAGCGAGCTGCTGGACTTCACGCGCGCGCTGGTGCGGCTGCGCAAGGAGCATCCCGTCTTCCGGCGGCGCCGCTTCTTCCACGGCCGGCCGGTGGAGGGCACGCACGGCGAGCTGTCCGACATCGCCTGGTTCACGCCCGCGGGGACGGCGATGGCTCCCCGGGACTGGGACCGCGCGCAGGCGTCCGCGCTGTCGGTGTTCCTCAACGGCAACGCGATCTCCGAACCGGGCGCGCGCGGCGAGCGGATCACCGACGACTCCTTCCTGCTGATGTTCAACGCCTCCGCCAAGCCCCTGGAGTTCGTGGTGCCGGCCGACCTCGGACGGCAGTGGCAGGTGGTCGTGGACACCGCGAACCCGGAGGCGGCGGCGCCGGGCGCGGACACGAAGGTGCAGGCCGGGGACCGGCTGACGCTGACGGACCGGAGCATGACGGTGCTCCAACGGCCGACCTGA
- the treY gene encoding malto-oligosyltrehalose synthase, whose protein sequence is MSPELRDASVPVPPTATYRLQLQPEFPFGAAAAAVPYLASLGVSHLHLSPVLESVPGSPHGYDVVDPTRVRAELGGEEGLRALARTAREHGLGLVVDIVPNHMAMAPRHNRALWEVLREGPKSPYARWFDIDWEAQGGQVLLPVLGHPAGTELEHLRVDGDVLRYYDHVFPLREGTAELPLPRLLDAQWYRPVWWRLARTELNYRRFFSISELIGVRVEDPEVFEATHGTILRLLREGVVDGLRVDHPDGLADPDAYLERLHAASGGRWTVVEKILADGERLPDAWPVAGTTGYDALRHVDGLFTDPVGAGELLDRYRRFAAPQTDRGGDWAATVRRAAYKVLRHELATETERLTRVTSRVCAASDDPALRDRAPWALRTALEELLVRLEVYRPYTSGDPAVVVTEEAAAQAREAFVVPEEAGAVDVVRGLVLGGEGAAGAEFRARFAQTASALRAKSVEDTAFYRYTPLLAANEVGGDPGAPGVSPAGFHAYCARVQRDWPATGTVVSTHDTKRSADVRAALAVLTECPGRWAEVLEEATRAEKDVPDGQLAWAAWQTVFGLGPASPERVQEAVLKHAREAGMYTSWTEQEPPYEEAVAAFVTSGPCGVPGERVAALRAALEPYIRANVLGTALVQLTMPGVPDVYQGTESEYRALVDPDNRRPVRFPPEAPGDKDTVTGAALRLRRRRPEVFGESAGYEPLSAEGPAAAHCLAFARSGRVVTAVTRLSLRLAEAGGWRETRLTLPPGTWTDVLAPGREFAGHVRVAELFERLPVALLERVE, encoded by the coding sequence ATGAGCCCTGAGCTACGTGACGCCTCCGTCCCCGTGCCGCCGACGGCCACCTACCGGTTGCAGCTCCAGCCCGAGTTCCCGTTCGGGGCGGCCGCGGCGGCCGTGCCGTACCTGGCCTCGCTCGGCGTCTCGCATCTGCACCTGTCCCCCGTCCTGGAGTCCGTACCGGGCTCCCCGCACGGCTATGACGTCGTGGACCCCACGCGTGTGCGCGCGGAGCTGGGCGGGGAGGAGGGGCTGCGGGCGCTGGCCCGTACCGCGCGCGAGCACGGGCTCGGGCTGGTCGTGGACATCGTGCCCAACCACATGGCGATGGCCCCGCGTCACAACCGCGCCCTGTGGGAGGTGCTGCGGGAGGGCCCGAAGTCGCCCTACGCCCGCTGGTTCGACATCGACTGGGAGGCACAGGGCGGTCAGGTGCTGCTCCCGGTGCTCGGCCACCCCGCCGGGACCGAGCTGGAACACCTCCGGGTGGACGGTGACGTCCTGCGCTACTACGACCACGTCTTCCCGCTGCGGGAGGGCACCGCGGAGCTGCCGCTGCCGCGTCTGCTGGACGCCCAGTGGTACCGGCCGGTGTGGTGGCGGCTGGCCCGCACCGAGCTGAACTACCGGCGCTTCTTCAGCATCTCCGAGCTCATCGGGGTGCGGGTGGAGGACCCGGAGGTGTTCGAGGCCACCCACGGCACGATCCTGCGTCTGCTGCGCGAGGGCGTCGTCGACGGACTGCGCGTGGACCACCCCGACGGTCTCGCCGACCCCGACGCCTACCTGGAGCGGCTGCACGCGGCGAGCGGCGGCCGCTGGACGGTGGTCGAGAAGATCCTGGCCGACGGGGAGCGCCTGCCGGACGCCTGGCCCGTGGCCGGAACCACCGGCTACGACGCCCTGCGTCACGTCGACGGCCTGTTCACGGACCCTGTGGGGGCCGGGGAGCTGCTGGACCGCTACCGGCGCTTCGCCGCCCCGCAGACGGACCGGGGCGGCGACTGGGCGGCGACGGTACGGCGGGCGGCCTACAAGGTGCTCAGGCACGAGCTGGCGACCGAGACGGAACGGCTGACGCGGGTGACGTCCCGGGTGTGCGCCGCGTCGGACGACCCCGCGCTGCGCGACCGCGCGCCCTGGGCTTTGCGGACGGCCCTGGAGGAGCTGCTCGTGCGCCTGGAGGTCTACCGGCCGTACACCTCGGGCGACCCGGCCGTCGTCGTCACCGAGGAGGCGGCGGCGCAGGCGCGGGAGGCGTTCGTCGTGCCGGAGGAGGCGGGCGCGGTCGACGTGGTGCGGGGACTGGTGCTCGGCGGGGAGGGCGCGGCCGGGGCGGAGTTCCGGGCCCGGTTCGCGCAGACGGCGTCCGCGCTGCGCGCCAAGTCGGTCGAGGACACCGCGTTCTACCGGTACACACCGCTGCTGGCGGCGAACGAGGTGGGCGGCGACCCCGGCGCCCCGGGCGTGTCCCCGGCCGGCTTCCACGCCTACTGCGCGCGCGTGCAGCGCGACTGGCCGGCCACCGGGACGGTCGTGTCGACGCACGACACCAAGCGCAGCGCCGACGTGCGTGCCGCGCTCGCCGTGCTGACCGAGTGCCCGGGGCGCTGGGCGGAGGTCCTGGAGGAGGCCACGCGCGCGGAGAAGGACGTGCCGGACGGGCAGCTGGCGTGGGCCGCCTGGCAGACGGTCTTCGGACTCGGCCCGGCGTCCCCCGAGCGCGTCCAGGAGGCGGTGCTCAAGCACGCGCGCGAGGCGGGCATGTACACGAGCTGGACCGAGCAGGAGCCGCCGTACGAGGAGGCCGTGGCCGCGTTCGTGACGTCGGGGCCGTGCGGGGTGCCGGGCGAACGGGTGGCCGCGCTGCGCGCCGCCCTGGAGCCGTACATCCGCGCGAACGTGCTGGGCACGGCGCTGGTGCAGCTGACGATGCCGGGGGTGCCGGACGTCTACCAGGGGACGGAGAGCGAGTACCGGGCGCTGGTGGACCCGGACAACCGGCGGCCGGTGCGGTTCCCGCCGGAGGCTCCGGGCGACAAGGACACGGTGACCGGGGCCGCGCTGCGGCTGCGCCGGCGGCGGCCGGAGGTCTTCGGGGAGTCGGCCGGGTACGAGCCGCTGTCCGCCGAGGGCCCGGCCGCGGCCCACTGCCTGGCGTTCGCACGCTCCGGACGGGTCGTCACGGCCGTGACGCGGCTGTCGCTGCGGCTGGCGGAGGCGGGCGGCTGGCGCGAGACCCGGCTGACGCTGCCGCCGGGGACCTGGACCGACGTGTTGGCTCCCGGGCGGGAGTTCGCGGGGCACGTGCGCGTGGCGGAGCTGTTCGAGCGGCTGCCGGTGGCGCTGCTGGAGCGGGTGGAGTGA
- a CDS encoding M14 family zinc carboxypeptidase, translated as MDELAARAAALAVRSSGDVRLRRVGVSRAGSPLWLLSVGRGARQALVVAGPHANEPVGGATVLRLAERVLADPRLTVGADATWNLLLCLDPDGLRRNEDWLSGPYSLGRYFRHFFRPGFLEQPEWLPDGAAAAALPETRTLLRLQDELKPFFQCSLHGVDVGGAFVELTRDLPGLSRRVAHAAARLGIPRELGPYDTLYWPCLGPAVYRIPPPHRGDRAAAITEAAVESTWYHPHRYGTVTAVVEAPMWGVAAVEDGSPPADRDAVLRTVSAALRHDAQLLERILTRVRPHLTGAPDAARLLAPVDDYVLVCPGLADAWDPATADPARPLPPLNAGHLAALRIAGRRIAVRTAGLLHQLVTATGRDPAGALPELDGLIDAWCAGYQEECGARWIPVARQAEYQARVVLAAFELAGRRAAEPAGARSGESDWGTEPAVPMHRE; from the coding sequence GTGGACGAACTCGCGGCCCGCGCGGCAGCGCTCGCCGTCCGCAGCTCCGGGGACGTCCGGCTGCGCCGCGTCGGGGTCTCGCGCGCCGGCTCGCCCCTGTGGCTGCTCTCCGTCGGCCGGGGCGCCCGCCAGGCCCTCGTGGTCGCCGGACCGCACGCGAACGAGCCGGTCGGCGGGGCCACCGTCCTGCGGCTGGCCGAACGCGTCCTGGCCGATCCGCGGCTCACCGTCGGCGCCGACGCCACCTGGAACCTGCTGCTCTGCCTCGACCCCGACGGGTTGCGCCGCAACGAGGACTGGCTCTCCGGTCCCTACAGCCTCGGCCGCTACTTCCGGCACTTCTTCCGGCCGGGCTTCCTGGAACAGCCGGAGTGGCTGCCCGACGGCGCGGCCGCCGCCGCGCTGCCGGAGACCCGTACGCTGCTGCGGCTCCAGGACGAACTGAAACCCTTCTTCCAGTGCTCGCTGCACGGTGTCGACGTCGGCGGCGCCTTCGTGGAACTCACCCGCGACCTGCCCGGGCTCTCCCGGCGCGTCGCCCACGCCGCCGCCCGCCTCGGCATCCCCCGTGAGCTCGGGCCCTACGACACCCTGTACTGGCCCTGTCTGGGACCCGCCGTCTACCGGATCCCGCCACCGCACCGGGGCGACCGCGCCGCCGCCATCACCGAGGCCGCCGTCGAGTCGACCTGGTACCACCCGCACCGGTACGGCACGGTCACCGCGGTCGTCGAGGCGCCCATGTGGGGCGTCGCCGCCGTGGAGGACGGCTCGCCGCCCGCCGACCGGGACGCGGTGCTGCGCACGGTGAGCGCCGCCCTGCGCCATGACGCACAGTTGCTGGAACGTATCCTCACGCGGGTGCGGCCCCACCTCACGGGCGCCCCCGACGCGGCCCGTCTGCTCGCCCCGGTCGACGACTACGTACTGGTCTGCCCCGGCCTGGCGGACGCCTGGGACCCCGCCACCGCCGACCCCGCCCGCCCGCTGCCCCCGCTCAATGCCGGCCACCTGGCCGCCCTGCGCATCGCCGGCCGCCGTATCGCCGTGCGGACGGCGGGCCTGCTGCACCAGCTCGTCACCGCCACCGGCCGCGATCCCGCCGGCGCGCTGCCGGAGCTGGACGGCCTGATCGACGCCTGGTGCGCCGGATACCAGGAGGAGTGCGGGGCGCGCTGGATCCCCGTCGCGCGGCAGGCGGAGTACCAGGCGCGGGTCGTGCTGGCCGCGTTCGAGCTGGCGGGCCGCCGTGCCGCCGAACCCGCCGGTGCCCGTTCGGGTGAGTCGGACTGGGGTACGGAGCCGGCCGTGCCGATGCATCGGGAATGA